The Reichenbachiella carrageenanivorans region GCCGCAGGAGCTGATTGATGACATTCGTGCCAAACACGAAGGAGCAAACGTGCTGTTTTTTGTGAATGGAAAATATGATGTAGATAATTCTATAGTCATTTCTCCTTCGGAGCAATTGACCATCGAGTCATTGAAAGATTACGCTGCATCGAATGATGTGAACGAATTGTTTAAAGATGATTCAGACCCATTTGCTGCGCAAAACAATGTGTATGCTAACGATGGTGTAGTTGCTCAAATTGCCAAAGGGAAAGTAGTGGCTGCCCCTGTGATTTGCTATTATATTTCTGTAAATGATGGCAATGCCAATCATGGCTTTATTAAAAATATTTACTTGGCCAATGAAAATAGCCAAGCTGACTTTGTTCATTTCCATTTGTCATTTGGCAATGAGAGTACCTTTATCAATGAGTCTAAAAACTACATTGTAAAGCAAAATGCTCGTGTGAGTCTCTACAAGATTCAAGAAGAATCACCAAAGGCTGTTTACATCGGAAATACCCGTGTGTATCAGGAAAGAGATAGTACTTTCTCTTCGTATGTATTTACATTGGATGGTGAAGTGGTGAGAAACAACCTGCATATCGAAGTGGACGGAGAAGGCTGCGAAAGTAACATGTTTGGTTTGTACTTGACCAAAGGAAAAACACATGTGGATAATCACACCACAGTAGATCACCGCAAGCCAAATTGTAATAGCAACGAGCTATACAAAGGCATTATGGACGATCAGTCTCGTGGCGTTTTCAATGGGAAGATATTTGTACAACAAGCAGCACAGAAAACTAATGCTTTTCAGTCGAATGGAAACATCCTTTTGTCCGACGATGCCGTAATAAACACCAAACCCCAGTTAGAGATTTGGGCAGATGATGTGAAGTGCTCACATGGATGTACTACAGGGCAACTCGACGAAGAAGCGATCTTCTACCTTAGGGCGAGAGGTATTGACAAACAAAAGGCAAAATCGATGATTTTGTTGGCTAGCATGGCCGAAGTGATTGAAAAAGTAAACCTAGGCTGGTTGAAAATGGAGATCACAGACAAAGTGATCGCAAGATTGAACATATAAGTGAAATGGTGGACGCAGCAATTGATATTCAGGAAATAAGAAAGCAATTTCCCATTCTTCATCAAGAAGTAAATGGCAAGCCTTTAGTGTATTTTGACAATGCCGCTACCTCGCAAAAACCGCAATGTGTCATCGATGCATTGACACATTATTACGAGACAGACAACTCTAATATCCATCGTGGTATTCATACTTTGGCAGAACGAGCGACTACAGCTTTCGAGAACACGCGTAAAGCTGTAGCTAAGTTTTTGAATGCCAACGAAACGGAGGAAATTATCTTTACCAAAGGTACAACCGAAGGCATCAATTTGGTAGCGACGACCTATGGTAGAAAGTTCATAGGAGCAGGTGACGAAATCATTGTCTCTGCACTGGAACATCACTCTAATATCGTCCCTTGGCAAATGCTTTGCGAGGAAAAAGGCGCAGTACTCAAGGTGATCCCAGTCAATGAAAAAGGAGAATTGATTTTTGAAGAGTATGTCAAATTGTTGTCGGACAAGACCAAATTGGTCTCTGTCAACTATATATCCAATGCACTGGGTACGATCAACCCAGTAAAAGAAATCATCAATGCGGCTCATAAAGTTGACGCTAAAGTTTTGATCGATGCCGCACAAGCAGCGCCGCACGTAAAACTAGACGTGAAGGCTTTGGATTGTGATTTCATGGCATTTTCTGCACATAAAGTTTACGGTCCTACTGGTGTTGGTGCCTTGTATGGCAAACGAGATTTGTTAGAAGCCATGCCTCCCTACCAAGGTGGCGGTGAAATGATCAAAGATGTGAGTTTCTCTGGAACTACATATAACGATATTCCATACAAATTTGAAGCTGGCACACCTAATATTGGTGAAGTCATTGCCTTCAAAGCTGCGATCGACTTTGTGGAGAACTTGGGGCAGGAAAATATTGCCCATTACGAGGATGAATTGATGGCTTATGCCAATGAATTGCTGAAAGAAGTACCAGGTTTTACACCAATAGGTACTGCCGATAAGAAAGCGAGTGTAATCTCATTTTTGATCGAAGGCATACACCCATTCGATTTGGGACAGTTGCTAGATGCCAAGGGAATCGCAGTTCGTACGGGACATCATTGTGCCCAGCCATTGATGGAGATTTTTAATATTGAAGGAACCGTGAGAGCCTCTTTCTCTGTTTATAATGCAAAAGAAGAAATCAAATATTTTGTAGACGCACTTCAGGCGGTTGTCAAAATGTTTAAATAAGTATATGGCTACTATTCAATCCATTCAGGACGAAATAATTGAAGACTTTGGGATGCTCGATGGAGATATGGAAATGACCATCGGTTATGTCATGGAATTGGGAGCGAAGCTACCCGAACTCCCTGCACAGTATCAAACAGACGACAATATTGTAAAAGGCTGCCAGTCTAAAGTCTGGCTCCATGCTGATATGAACAAGGGTAAGGTGGTCTATCAGGCCGATAGCAATACGGCGATTACCAAAGGGCTAGTGAGTTTGCTGGTCAGAATTTTGACCAACCAGACACCTGATGATATTTTGAACGCAGATCTATTTTTTCACGAGAAGATAGGTATGAATAGGTTTATTGGTACCCAACGATCTAATGGTTTTGCGGCTATGATCAAACAGATGCAGATTTACGCATTAGCCATGAAGGCAAAAATTAATCAATAAGTTATGGCAGAAGTAAACAACTTAAGAGAAAAAGTACTAGCAGCAATCAAGACGGTCTACGATCCTGAGATTCCTGTAGATGTATATGAGTTGGGTTTGATCTATGAGATCAATGTTTTCCCAGTCAATAATGTCTATGTGCTGATGACTTTGACTTCGCCAGCTTGCCCTTCTGCAGAGGCTATTCCTGACGAAATCAAACAGAAAATAGAGCAGGTAGAAGGTGTGGGAAAAGTGGATGTGGAAGTCACTTTCGACCCTCCCTATGAGACCGAAATGATGTCTGAAGCAGCCAAGTTGGAACTTGGGTTTTTATAAAACATTCCTCTTCAATCCATCGTCTGTGGGTTGTAAGTTTGCTTGAGAAGATTTAATAAGATTAAAAGATTTTAATAATACACATATGTATCCAGAAGAACTAGTAGCCCCAATGCGAGAAGATTTGACTTCTGTGGGCTTTGAAGAATTGAAAACAGCTGACGCAGTGCAGCAGCATTTGTCAGATCACAGCGGCACCACTTTGTTGGTGGTCAACTCAGTATGTGGGTGTGCAGCAGGAGCGGCTCGCCCTGGTGTGAAAATGGCCGTAGCCAACAGCGATAAGAAGCCCACACATTTAGCTACAGTATTTGCGGGAGTGGATGCAGATGCTGTGCAAAAGGCGAGAGAGTTTACTTTGCCTTACCCTCCATCATCTCCGTCTATTGCTTTATTCAAAGATGGTGAATTGGCACACTTTATCGAAAGACACCACATCGAGGGACGTAGTGCAGAAATGATCGCTGATCACCTTACACAGGTGTTTGACGAATTTTGTTGAAATAAATAATAATTTATAGTGAAGAATGAATAGTTTCTGAGACCAAACTCATTATTCATTCTTCACTATTTTTTTATCATTAAAAAATGCCTCAATCCAAATCAACCATGATGCCGTTGGGCACTGTAGCTCCGGCATTTTCACTTCCTGATACTGTTTCTGGCAACACACTTTCTCTTTCAGATGTAAAATCTGAAAAAGGGACGGTCGTCATGTTCATTTGTAATCATTGTCCATATGTGATTTATGTACAGGATAAGGTAGTTGAGTTGGCTTGTGATTTTCAAAACAAAGGCGTTGGTTTTGTAGCGATAAGCGCTAATGATGTAGAGAACTACCCAGAAGATGCTCCTGATTTGATGAAAGAGCATGCAGAAAAGCACAATTTTCCTTTTCCATACCTCTATGATGAATCCCAGCAAGTAGCTAAAGCTTTTGATGCAGCTTGTACGCCTGATTTTTTTGTATTCGATAGCCAGGGTAAGTGCGTTTATCGTGGGCGAATGGACGGCGCCACACCAGGTAACAATGTCCCAGTTACAGGTGAAGAATTAAAAATGGCACTGAACTATTTGGTGGAAGGCCTTCCTATAGATACCGAACAGCATTCGAGTATAGGATGTGGGATCAAATGGAAGAAATAATTAACCAATAGTATTTGTGTTTCGTGAGAGTAGCTGTAAAATTGTAAAGCAACTGATACACAAAAACACTTCTTACGAAAATACTCAAAAATGTCCGTCCACCAGTCCAATATCAAGCGAGTTACTACGCACCAACTTCAAGAAATGAAAAATCGTGGAGAGAAGATCTCCATGCTTACCGCTTATGATTATTCAATGGCTCGGATATTGGATCAGGCGGGTATAGATGTACTACTCGTAGGAGATTCAGCATCCAATGTGATGGCTGGTAACGAGACGACTTTACCAATCACTTTGGATCAAATGATTTATCATGCGCAAGGTGTAGTAAGAGGGATCAGTAGGGCTTTCGTAGTAGTCGATTTGCCATTTGGTAGTTATCAAGGCAATTCATCTGAAGCCTTAAGATCAGCAATAAAAATCATGAAAGAATCTGGTGCACATTCGGTGAAGCTGGAAGGTGGTGCAGAGATTCAAGAAAGTATTGTAAGAATCTTGAGTGCAGGAGTACCTGTGATGGGGCATCTAGGATTGACTCCTCAATCCATTTACAAATTTGGCACCTATACAGTAAGAGCACGAGAAGAAGCTGAAGCAGACAAGTTGATTGCTGATGCTAAGCTCTTAGAAGAAACGGGTTGTTATGCCATTGTATTGGAGAAAATCCCAAGCAAGCTGGCCAAACTGGTCGCCGAGACCGTGAGTATTCCGATCATCGGAATCGGAGCAGGACCCCATGTAGATGGTCAAGTGCTCGTCACACACGATATGCTCGGTATCACACAAGAATTTCAGCCCAGATTCTTGCGTCAATACACCAATATCAGCCAAATCATGACAGAGGCCGTGCAAGGCTACATCAAGGATGTAAAAGCTAAAGGCTTTCCTAGTGAGAAGGAGAGTTATTAGAGCATGACTGGTGGAGTGGTTTTTTCAAGGTGGGCTAATGATCTAAGAAAAAACAATCGTGCCTTATTGAAAGGAGGGGAAGGGTCAAGTTATCAAAATTTTGACAAATCCTATATTGCCAATTTCTAGCCCTTGTTGGCCTTGTCATCAACAAGTTCCCAGCTAAATAGTTTACATAAAAAAACATTCCCTCCAGCTATTAACCAACCAATCCATCCCCCTTTCTGTAAAGATTTATTAAATTCGCCCCTTAAAACAACAGAGTCTAAAATTTGGGCAACTTCAGACTCCTGACCCCTCCAGTCTTCGGGCTGACTATTATCAAAATAAATGTTGGGTATTATTTAATTGAAGGAACAGAAAAATGGCACAAACAGCTAAGATCATTTACACAAAAACTGACGAAGCGCCCGCGCTCGCCACTTATTCATTTTTGCCTATCGTACAGGCATTCACCAAAGCAGCAGGAGTAGAAGTTGAGACTAGAGACATCTCTTTGGCCGGCCGAATCATTGCTAATCTATCGGATTATCTCACGGATGATCAGAAGATCGGTGATGCA contains the following coding sequences:
- the panB gene encoding 3-methyl-2-oxobutanoate hydroxymethyltransferase gives rise to the protein MSVHQSNIKRVTTHQLQEMKNRGEKISMLTAYDYSMARILDQAGIDVLLVGDSASNVMAGNETTLPITLDQMIYHAQGVVRGISRAFVVVDLPFGSYQGNSSEALRSAIKIMKESGAHSVKLEGGAEIQESIVRILSAGVPVMGHLGLTPQSIYKFGTYTVRAREEAEADKLIADAKLLEETGCYAIVLEKIPSKLAKLVAETVSIPIIGIGAGPHVDGQVLVTHDMLGITQEFQPRFLRQYTNISQIMTEAVQGYIKDVKAKGFPSEKESY
- a CDS encoding SufE family protein, whose amino-acid sequence is MATIQSIQDEIIEDFGMLDGDMEMTIGYVMELGAKLPELPAQYQTDDNIVKGCQSKVWLHADMNKGKVVYQADSNTAITKGLVSLLVRILTNQTPDDILNADLFFHEKIGMNRFIGTQRSNGFAAMIKQMQIYALAMKAKINQ
- a CDS encoding iron-sulfur cluster assembly protein, whose amino-acid sequence is MAEVNNLREKVLAAIKTVYDPEIPVDVYELGLIYEINVFPVNNVYVLMTLTSPACPSAEAIPDEIKQKIEQVEGVGKVDVEVTFDPPYETEMMSEAAKLELGFL
- the sufD gene encoding Fe-S cluster assembly protein SufD, which encodes MDKKIFGQELVDQAAQFVANMNGSAIPQLGENRKKALNFLKDNGFPGPRAEEYKFTKLTKAISSKFDLSKYADIDQVPQELIDDIRAKHEGANVLFFVNGKYDVDNSIVISPSEQLTIESLKDYAASNDVNELFKDDSDPFAAQNNVYANDGVVAQIAKGKVVAAPVICYYISVNDGNANHGFIKNIYLANENSQADFVHFHLSFGNESTFINESKNYIVKQNARVSLYKIQEESPKAVYIGNTRVYQERDSTFSSYVFTLDGEVVRNNLHIEVDGEGCESNMFGLYLTKGKTHVDNHTTVDHRKPNCNSNELYKGIMDDQSRGVFNGKIFVQQAAQKTNAFQSNGNILLSDDAVINTKPQLEIWADDVKCSHGCTTGQLDEEAIFYLRARGIDKQKAKSMILLASMAEVIEKVNLGWLKMEITDKVIARLNI
- a CDS encoding BrxA/BrxB family bacilliredoxin yields the protein MYPEELVAPMREDLTSVGFEELKTADAVQQHLSDHSGTTLLVVNSVCGCAAGAARPGVKMAVANSDKKPTHLATVFAGVDADAVQKAREFTLPYPPSSPSIALFKDGELAHFIERHHIEGRSAEMIADHLTQVFDEFC
- a CDS encoding thioredoxin family protein; translated protein: MPQSKSTMMPLGTVAPAFSLPDTVSGNTLSLSDVKSEKGTVVMFICNHCPYVIYVQDKVVELACDFQNKGVGFVAISANDVENYPEDAPDLMKEHAEKHNFPFPYLYDESQQVAKAFDAACTPDFFVFDSQGKCVYRGRMDGATPGNNVPVTGEELKMALNYLVEGLPIDTEQHSSIGCGIKWKK
- a CDS encoding cysteine desulfurase; the protein is MVDAAIDIQEIRKQFPILHQEVNGKPLVYFDNAATSQKPQCVIDALTHYYETDNSNIHRGIHTLAERATTAFENTRKAVAKFLNANETEEIIFTKGTTEGINLVATTYGRKFIGAGDEIIVSALEHHSNIVPWQMLCEEKGAVLKVIPVNEKGELIFEEYVKLLSDKTKLVSVNYISNALGTINPVKEIINAAHKVDAKVLIDAAQAAPHVKLDVKALDCDFMAFSAHKVYGPTGVGALYGKRDLLEAMPPYQGGGEMIKDVSFSGTTYNDIPYKFEAGTPNIGEVIAFKAAIDFVENLGQENIAHYEDELMAYANELLKEVPGFTPIGTADKKASVISFLIEGIHPFDLGQLLDAKGIAVRTGHHCAQPLMEIFNIEGTVRASFSVYNAKEEIKYFVDALQAVVKMFK